A genomic window from Rhizobium sp. 007 includes:
- a CDS encoding helix-turn-helix domain-containing protein: protein MKNAFAAFVREIAERHAGEPEFDMAMSRSDIAHYLGLIIETVARSLTKLRERRIIRLNGKLQ from the coding sequence TTGAAAAACGCGTTTGCAGCCTTCGTCCGGGAGATTGCAGAACGTCATGCCGGAGAACCTGAATTTGACATGGCGATGTCACGCAGTGACATCGCCCACTATCTTGGCCTCATAATCGAAACCGTCGCACGCTCCTTGACCAAGCTACGCGAAAGACGCATCATTCGCCTTAACGGCAAACTGCAGTGA
- a CDS encoding adenylate/guanylate cyclase domain-containing protein, producing MLAAMLVPIRDSSGIVWLSTRGHAMQTQWSMIKGTPATWAVPLRLHLSVIILALLACTSLPLIWITYTQGKFAALSTGEAQMRQLGLRAIEDYRNVFHGGYSAVVTASAVSEMLTAPPNDVQAKQNFLLKLLQSSFRVDGVYAGYADGGFIQAVDVATNPETRASLRAPPEAAYAMRVVSTVYGASSTTWAFYDTEMRLLVRRADRDDLFDPRIRPWYLAAVGEGETVSVGPYVSASTHFLTMTIATPAGPNHRVVIGADVMLVTLGELIDVSALSEHARGYVFDQEGDLIVHSDKTLMSEVRSRLRRGREVSTAELAQADPALPAVTNLLTAGGNMGSGTVVHFQVKGRDHLAQIFREAVADLSSVYTVVIAAPLEELVAPVEQRLKRNLAIAAACLALGILTAIVISRLVSRSLYLLADEAAHMGKLEFGESGVSHSWISEVNALAKALSSARHAIRTFSVYVPRELVRRIVIAGQAAVGAAVRQDITVLFTDIRDFTTISEENSPEEVVALLSGYFEALNEIVERHGGTIVQYLGDGVLAMWNAPLHDLHHVENACSCALAMKAAIDAMNAANNADGRPVLITRFGLHTGQAVVGSVGAETRRQYTAIGDTVNIASRLEGLNRQYGTTILVSGAVRDAVGETFELVAVGIVSVKGRTGQTELFELRA from the coding sequence TTGCTCGCAGCGATGCTGGTTCCGATTCGCGATAGCAGTGGTATTGTATGGCTGAGCACGAGAGGGCATGCAATGCAGACCCAATGGAGCATGATCAAAGGCACCCCCGCCACCTGGGCTGTGCCGCTGCGATTGCATCTGAGCGTGATAATCTTAGCGCTATTGGCTTGCACCTCGCTTCCGCTCATATGGATTACTTACACGCAGGGCAAATTTGCGGCCCTGTCGACCGGCGAAGCCCAAATGCGTCAGCTTGGGCTTCGGGCGATCGAGGATTATCGCAACGTCTTCCACGGTGGATACTCAGCGGTTGTTACCGCATCGGCCGTTTCCGAGATGCTGACCGCACCTCCCAATGACGTGCAAGCCAAGCAAAACTTTTTATTAAAACTCTTGCAGTCTTCCTTTCGCGTCGATGGTGTATATGCAGGATATGCCGATGGTGGCTTCATTCAAGCGGTCGACGTGGCGACCAATCCCGAAACGCGCGCCAGCTTGAGAGCACCACCAGAGGCCGCATACGCCATGCGGGTCGTCAGCACGGTCTACGGTGCCTCCAGCACTACCTGGGCCTTCTATGACACGGAAATGCGTCTGCTGGTTCGCCGCGCCGATCGTGATGACCTCTTCGACCCACGCATTCGGCCCTGGTACCTTGCGGCGGTTGGCGAGGGCGAGACAGTGTCTGTCGGACCCTACGTCTCGGCATCGACTCATTTCTTGACCATGACAATTGCGACACCCGCGGGACCTAACCATCGCGTGGTGATCGGCGCGGACGTAATGTTGGTGACGCTCGGAGAGCTTATCGACGTGAGCGCGCTTTCGGAACATGCCCGTGGATATGTCTTTGATCAAGAAGGTGATTTGATCGTCCACTCCGACAAGACTCTCATGAGTGAAGTCAGGAGTCGGCTTCGCCGCGGCCGAGAAGTGTCTACGGCAGAGCTGGCGCAGGCAGATCCAGCACTTCCGGCAGTCACGAACCTGCTCACGGCAGGCGGCAATATGGGGTCAGGTACAGTTGTCCATTTTCAGGTAAAGGGACGTGACCACCTGGCACAGATTTTTCGCGAAGCAGTCGCCGATCTTAGCAGCGTATATACGGTCGTCATAGCCGCGCCGCTTGAAGAGCTTGTCGCGCCGGTCGAACAGAGACTGAAGCGCAATCTGGCGATCGCCGCTGCCTGTCTTGCCTTAGGCATCCTAACGGCAATCGTCATCTCCCGGCTGGTCAGTCGATCGCTATATCTGCTCGCCGACGAAGCAGCGCATATGGGTAAGCTTGAATTCGGCGAAAGCGGCGTTTCCCATTCCTGGATTTCGGAGGTCAACGCCCTCGCGAAGGCATTGAGTTCTGCGCGCCATGCCATCAGGACGTTTTCGGTTTATGTGCCCCGAGAACTCGTGCGGAGAATTGTCATTGCGGGCCAAGCGGCCGTTGGCGCTGCCGTCCGGCAGGACATTACCGTGCTTTTCACAGACATACGCGACTTCACCACCATTTCCGAAGAGAACTCACCTGAGGAGGTCGTGGCCCTGCTCTCGGGCTATTTTGAAGCCCTCAACGAGATTGTCGAGCGTCACGGCGGCACCATCGTGCAATATTTGGGGGATGGCGTCCTTGCAATGTGGAACGCTCCCTTGCACGACCTCCATCATGTCGAAAATGCTTGCTCCTGTGCCCTTGCGATGAAGGCTGCGATCGACGCCATGAACGCCGCAAACAATGCGGATGGGCGGCCTGTCCTCATCACACGCTTCGGCCTTCACACCGGCCAAGCCGTGGTGGGCAGTGTTGGTGCAGAAACACGCCGGCAATATACCGCCATCGGAGATACCGTAAACATCGCTTCACGTCTCGAGGGCCTCAACCGACAGTATGGGACCACTATCCTCGTCAGCGGCGCGGTCCGCGATGCAGTTGGCGAGACGTTTGAACTCGTTGCTGTCGGAATTGTCAGCGTCAAAGGACGAACGGGCCAGACGGAACTCTTCGAGCTTAGAGCTTAA
- a CDS encoding CBS domain-containing protein — protein MLVKDVMITKVVGVSPDNSVRRAAEIMLANHVSGVPVIDDAGQLVGIISEGDLLRRTELGRGAIADLGDEVISAEERAKAYVKSNAWRVADVMSRNPVVVEEDASLVSVSGLMQEHGVKRIPVMKGGALIGIVSRADLLKAIVTAHHDETAPGDEAIRRSISIRLSENTGLEGKDMTVTVIDGVAHLWGNVDTAECRKAARVAAESVRGVRGVVEHFPEDGP, from the coding sequence ATGCTGGTTAAAGACGTAATGATCACGAAGGTTGTCGGAGTATCGCCGGACAACAGTGTTCGGCGAGCCGCCGAGATCATGCTCGCCAATCACGTCAGTGGTGTTCCAGTTATTGACGATGCCGGTCAGCTCGTCGGGATCATCAGCGAGGGCGATCTGTTACGGAGAACCGAGTTGGGCCGGGGAGCCATTGCCGACCTTGGGGACGAGGTCATTTCCGCCGAGGAGAGAGCCAAGGCTTACGTTAAAAGCAATGCTTGGAGGGTGGCCGACGTAATGAGCCGCAACCCGGTCGTCGTGGAAGAGGACGCGTCTCTGGTGAGCGTCTCTGGGTTGATGCAAGAGCATGGCGTCAAGCGCATTCCGGTTATGAAAGGCGGCGCGTTGATCGGCATCGTCAGTCGTGCGGACCTTCTGAAAGCAATTGTTACGGCGCACCACGATGAAACCGCGCCGGGTGACGAGGCCATCCGTCGCAGCATTTCGATCCGCCTCAGCGAAAATACGGGCCTCGAAGGAAAAGACATGACCGTGACCGTCATCGACGGTGTCGCTCACCTATGGGGAAACGTTGATACAGCAGAGTGCAGGAAGGCAGCGCGTGTAGCGGCCGAGAGTGTCCGCGGCGTGAGAGGAGTGGTTGAGCATTTTCCCGAAGACGGTCCGTGA
- a CDS encoding phosphoketolase family protein has product MVSLKTAGKAKVARNEKIATGDPLSAKELQSMDAYWRASNYLSVGQIYLLDNPLLKEPLKREHIKPRLLGHWGTSPGLNMLYAHLNRVIKRDDLNMIYVIGPGHGGPSLVAHAYLEGTYSEVYPNIGQDAEGMRRLFKQFSFPGGIPSHVAPETPGSIHEGGELGYALSHAYGAAFDNPDLIVACVVGDGEAETGPLATGWQSNKFLNPARDGCVLPILHLNGYKIANPCFLARIPRDELRKFFEGMGYTPYFVEGEDPTYVHQQLAGALDTAMADIQEIWADARDRGNVKRPMWPMIVFRTPKGWTCPPKIDGKKSEGYWRSHQVPMGDMDKPEHIRILEGWMKSYRPEELFDDGGRFKPELAALAPAGHRRMSDNPHANGGLLLRDLKMPDFQDYAVSVPRPGATIAESARTMGAFLRDIMKMNMESKNFRLFSPDENNSNRWQDVLEVTNRCYMADIYPDDDHLAPDGRVMEVLSEHQCQGWLEGYLVTGRHGFFSCYEAFIHIIDSMFNQHAKWLKVCNHIPWRRPIASLNYFLSSHVWRQDHNGFSHQDPGFIDHVVNKKADVVRIYLPPDANTLLSVTDHCLRSRNYINVVVAGKQPAPQWLTMDQAIKHCYEGLGIWEWASNDKGAEPDVVMACCGDVPTLETLAAVELIREHLPELKVRVINVVNLMKLQPPSEHPHGLPDRDFDALFTKNKPIIFAFHGYPWLIHRLTYRRTNHGNLHVRGYKEEGTTTTPFDMVVLNDMDRFHLVEDVIDRLPQLGARAAYFKQAIHEKLVEHRQYIEKYGDDMPAISGWKWGAKGKSGARTRTSTEGDNA; this is encoded by the coding sequence ATGGTTTCGCTTAAGACGGCAGGAAAAGCAAAGGTCGCCAGAAACGAGAAAATAGCAACGGGCGACCCCCTTTCGGCGAAAGAATTGCAGTCGATGGACGCCTATTGGCGCGCATCGAACTATCTGTCCGTGGGGCAGATCTATCTTCTCGACAATCCACTTCTGAAAGAACCGTTAAAGCGCGAGCACATAAAGCCAAGGCTGCTTGGTCACTGGGGCACGTCGCCAGGTTTGAACATGCTCTACGCCCACCTCAATCGCGTTATCAAACGCGACGATCTCAACATGATCTACGTCATCGGGCCGGGACATGGCGGACCATCGTTGGTCGCACACGCCTACCTAGAAGGCACCTACAGCGAAGTTTATCCCAATATTGGCCAAGACGCGGAGGGCATGAGGAGGCTGTTCAAACAGTTCAGCTTCCCTGGCGGCATCCCGAGCCACGTTGCTCCGGAAACACCCGGCAGCATCCACGAGGGCGGCGAACTGGGCTACGCCCTCAGCCACGCCTACGGGGCGGCGTTCGATAACCCGGATCTGATCGTCGCCTGCGTTGTCGGCGACGGAGAAGCCGAAACGGGGCCGCTTGCAACAGGCTGGCAAAGCAACAAGTTCCTAAATCCTGCTCGCGACGGCTGCGTGCTGCCTATCCTGCACTTAAACGGCTACAAGATCGCCAATCCGTGCTTCCTAGCCCGCATTCCCCGCGACGAGCTGCGGAAATTTTTCGAAGGCATGGGCTACACGCCGTATTTCGTCGAGGGTGAAGACCCCACGTACGTGCACCAACAATTAGCCGGCGCACTCGATACCGCAATGGCGGATATCCAGGAAATCTGGGCAGATGCCCGCGACAGGGGCAATGTGAAACGTCCCATGTGGCCGATGATCGTTTTCCGCACACCCAAGGGCTGGACCTGCCCGCCTAAGATAGACGGCAAGAAATCCGAGGGCTACTGGCGGTCGCACCAGGTGCCGATGGGCGACATGGACAAGCCGGAGCACATCCGTATTCTCGAAGGATGGATGAAGAGCTACCGCCCCGAAGAACTGTTTGACGACGGTGGCCGGTTCAAACCGGAGCTGGCAGCGCTTGCTCCTGCGGGGCATCGCCGAATGAGCGACAACCCGCATGCCAACGGCGGCTTGCTGCTGCGAGACCTGAAGATGCCCGACTTCCAGGATTACGCGGTCTCCGTGCCGCGCCCTGGGGCAACCATCGCCGAGTCTGCGCGGACGATGGGCGCGTTTCTTCGTGATATCATGAAGATGAACATGGAGAGCAAGAACTTCCGCCTGTTCAGTCCTGATGAAAACAACTCGAATCGCTGGCAGGATGTGCTGGAAGTCACCAACCGCTGCTACATGGCGGATATCTATCCGGATGATGATCATCTGGCGCCGGACGGTCGGGTGATGGAGGTGCTCAGCGAGCATCAATGCCAGGGCTGGCTGGAAGGCTACCTGGTAACCGGCCGGCATGGCTTCTTTTCCTGCTATGAAGCCTTCATCCACATCATCGATTCCATGTTCAACCAGCACGCCAAATGGCTGAAGGTGTGCAATCACATTCCATGGCGGCGACCGATCGCCTCGCTTAACTACTTCCTGAGCTCCCATGTCTGGCGGCAAGACCACAATGGCTTCAGCCATCAAGACCCGGGGTTCATCGATCACGTGGTCAACAAGAAGGCAGACGTCGTGCGGATATATCTGCCGCCGGATGCCAATACACTTCTCTCGGTAACCGATCACTGCCTGCGCAGCCGCAACTACATCAACGTCGTTGTCGCCGGCAAGCAGCCTGCCCCGCAGTGGCTCACAATGGATCAGGCCATCAAGCATTGCTATGAGGGCCTTGGTATCTGGGAATGGGCGAGCAACGACAAAGGTGCCGAACCTGACGTCGTGATGGCATGTTGCGGCGACGTTCCAACGCTCGAGACACTCGCGGCAGTCGAGCTGATCCGGGAGCATCTGCCCGAGCTGAAAGTCCGCGTCATCAATGTGGTGAACCTGATGAAGCTCCAGCCGCCATCCGAGCATCCGCACGGGCTGCCGGATCGCGATTTTGATGCCCTCTTCACCAAGAACAAGCCGATCATCTTCGCTTTCCATGGCTATCCATGGCTTATCCACCGGCTCACCTACCGCCGCACCAATCACGGCAATCTGCACGTCCGCGGCTACAAGGAAGAGGGAACGACGACGACGCCGTTCGACATGGTAGTCCTGAATGATATGGACCGCTTCCATCTGGTCGAGGACGTAATCGACCGGCTGCCGCAACTCGGCGCACGCGCGGCCTATTTCAAACAGGCAATTCACGAAAAGCTGGTCGAACATAGACAATATATCGAGAAGTACGGCGACGACATGCCCGCAATAAGCGGCTGGAAGTGGGGCGCGAAAGGTAAGTCAGGAGCCCGCACTAGAACCTCGACTGAAGGGGACAATGCTTGA
- a CDS encoding glycosyl transferase, translating into MAARAPEAARQNSVAELAYPGSAVALFSNDRYSVLVTAAGAGYGTWQGLDITRWREDSSRDCWGQFCYVRDLTGNDLWSIGKQPLFRPSIVYEHAFHGDRAEFRCHAGDIEIVWKICVAPDVDAEVRMLTVTNNGARERTLELTSYAEVCLNNRRADMAHPGFAKLFVETRYDGATGALFARRRPRAAAEKATWAVHVSSSNLPPSQEVQYETDRLRFLGRGRTTASPVIFDAGGSLSGTTGPVLDPIFCLRRTVHLTPGTEARVAFVTGAAHDQPAVQLIAERYANIDAAERAFSEASDRYQSELQTLSLTPDDVSLFNRLAGSVVFANPATRQVTALESDRLDRAALWAHGISGDLPIVLVRANGDRDHTLIRQVMMGHDFARRKGLGFDLVLLDEGGAASAKRLVEELQSGPQAEVIGTPGGIFVLSEPDTESDHLRTIAAAARIVLLGSGGELVDQLNRPFPVPLPPSQALAARVSERPKARRPYSVEDLQHWNEFGGFTPDGREYVVLVDAIRPQAPVLPPAPWTNVIANPDFGCLTTEAGLGYTWSENSQMNRLTPWSNDPVTDAPGEVVYLRDEETGDVWTPTPLPLGPGAVVTVRHGQGYSRYASHSRHLNQELTVSVPPSDPVKIMHLRLSNDGTRARHVTATYFAEWVLGTHREETATRIVCERDARSGAIMAKNPWAGDFAGKLAFAAASQPTRSATSDRTEFLGKYGSVFQPLALGRTNLAERFGPLLDPCAALMVDISLPPGESREVVFVLGEAAGPDEVSRLVHEYTDRERAAASLSAISRQWDNILNSIQVSTPDAGLNLMMNRWLLYQVLACRVWARTSNYQSGGAYGFRDQLQDVMALVYSTPNETRSHILRSAARQFEEGDVQHWWHPPSGIGVRTRITDDLYFLPLVVHHYVSTTGDLQLLDEMVPYITSPLLKDDQEEDFNQPAPSEQSGTVYEHCVRALERGYRLGSHGLPLMGTGDWNDGMNKVGAEGRGESVWNGWFFLTVLKSFATISASRGDQSRAGWCRERAEALRTALEANAWDGGWYRRAYFDDGTPLGSSLNDECQIDAIPQAWAVISGKADAGRASKAMRAVYDRLVRQEDGLIKLFDPPFDEGLLQPGYIKGYVPGIRENGGQYTHAATWIVWATALQGDGDLALKLWNLINPICHSATRGQVERYKVEPYAVSADIYGAPPHTGRGGWTWYTGSASWFYRVALEAILGFRQQGPSLRFEPCVPAGWPAYEIAYQYGSATYRIQFDNTKGIGRGVHSVTLDGEPVANETVPLVEDGRTHDVHIIVG; encoded by the coding sequence GTGGCAGCGAGAGCGCCCGAGGCAGCACGACAAAATAGCGTCGCGGAGTTGGCGTATCCGGGCTCCGCGGTCGCGTTGTTTTCCAACGATCGGTACAGTGTCCTGGTCACAGCCGCCGGGGCGGGTTATGGAACGTGGCAAGGCCTCGACATTACACGGTGGCGCGAGGACAGCAGCCGTGATTGCTGGGGCCAATTTTGTTACGTTCGGGATCTAACCGGGAACGACCTCTGGTCCATCGGAAAGCAGCCATTATTTCGGCCTTCAATTGTCTACGAGCACGCCTTTCACGGAGACAGGGCCGAGTTCCGCTGTCATGCCGGTGACATCGAAATCGTCTGGAAAATCTGTGTCGCGCCCGATGTGGACGCGGAAGTGCGTATGCTCACGGTCACGAATAATGGGGCGCGGGAGCGAACCCTCGAACTGACAAGCTATGCCGAAGTCTGCCTGAACAATCGTCGTGCGGACATGGCGCATCCGGGTTTTGCCAAGCTTTTTGTCGAAACACGGTACGACGGGGCGACAGGCGCCCTATTTGCGCGCCGCAGGCCCCGTGCCGCTGCGGAAAAGGCCACTTGGGCAGTTCACGTTTCCTCATCGAACCTGCCGCCTTCCCAAGAGGTCCAATATGAAACTGATCGGCTGAGATTTCTTGGCCGGGGCCGAACGACAGCCAGCCCCGTGATATTCGACGCGGGTGGGTCGCTTTCCGGGACGACCGGCCCGGTCCTCGACCCGATTTTCTGTTTGCGACGGACGGTTCATCTGACCCCAGGCACCGAAGCGCGCGTCGCCTTCGTCACAGGCGCTGCGCACGACCAGCCAGCCGTGCAGCTCATCGCCGAAAGATACGCCAATATCGATGCGGCCGAACGAGCGTTCTCCGAAGCATCGGATAGGTATCAAAGCGAGCTTCAGACGTTGAGCCTTACGCCTGATGATGTCTCGCTGTTCAATCGGCTGGCCGGGAGTGTCGTATTTGCGAACCCGGCCACGCGGCAAGTGACTGCGCTGGAGAGCGATCGATTGGATCGGGCGGCTTTGTGGGCTCATGGTATCTCCGGCGACCTCCCGATCGTGCTGGTCCGCGCGAATGGCGACAGGGATCATACCCTCATTCGTCAGGTAATGATGGGCCACGACTTCGCTCGTCGGAAAGGCTTGGGATTTGACCTCGTCCTGCTTGACGAGGGCGGCGCAGCCAGCGCCAAGCGACTAGTCGAAGAGCTGCAATCTGGCCCGCAGGCCGAAGTGATTGGTACGCCCGGCGGGATCTTTGTCCTTTCCGAGCCCGATACCGAAAGCGATCACTTGAGGACCATCGCTGCGGCGGCGCGCATAGTCCTGCTGGGAAGCGGCGGCGAACTTGTCGATCAGCTCAACCGGCCCTTCCCCGTCCCGTTACCTCCTTCGCAGGCTTTAGCCGCACGGGTAAGCGAGCGACCCAAGGCCCGCCGTCCTTACTCGGTCGAGGATTTGCAGCACTGGAACGAATTCGGAGGCTTCACACCCGACGGACGCGAGTATGTCGTGCTCGTGGACGCGATCAGACCACAAGCCCCCGTGCTGCCGCCGGCGCCTTGGACCAACGTGATCGCAAACCCTGACTTTGGCTGTCTTACGACTGAAGCCGGTCTTGGCTACACTTGGTCGGAAAACAGCCAGATGAACCGGCTGACGCCGTGGTCGAACGATCCGGTTACGGATGCGCCGGGCGAGGTCGTTTATTTGCGCGACGAGGAAACCGGAGATGTCTGGACGCCGACGCCGCTGCCTCTCGGTCCCGGTGCGGTGGTGACTGTTCGTCACGGCCAAGGTTACAGCCGGTATGCAAGCCACAGCCGCCATCTCAATCAGGAGCTGACGGTATCGGTTCCGCCTAGTGATCCGGTCAAGATCATGCATCTCAGGCTTAGCAACGACGGCACCCGAGCTCGGCACGTGACCGCAACCTATTTCGCCGAGTGGGTGCTTGGGACCCACCGCGAAGAGACAGCAACACGGATCGTCTGCGAGCGGGATGCCAGATCGGGTGCAATCATGGCCAAGAACCCCTGGGCCGGAGATTTTGCCGGGAAGCTGGCTTTTGCAGCCGCCAGTCAGCCGACGAGGTCGGCAACGTCCGACCGCACGGAGTTTCTGGGCAAATACGGTTCGGTTTTTCAGCCCTTAGCGTTGGGGCGAACCAATCTGGCAGAACGTTTTGGCCCGTTGCTGGATCCCTGCGCCGCGTTGATGGTGGATATCTCCCTGCCCCCCGGCGAAAGCAGGGAGGTTGTCTTTGTACTTGGAGAGGCTGCCGGCCCCGATGAAGTCAGCAGGCTCGTTCATGAGTATACCGACCGCGAACGCGCGGCCGCAAGCCTGTCGGCGATCTCCCGCCAGTGGGATAACATTCTGAACTCGATCCAGGTCTCGACGCCGGACGCAGGCTTGAACTTGATGATGAATCGCTGGTTGCTGTACCAGGTCCTGGCATGCCGCGTCTGGGCGCGCACGTCCAATTATCAGTCCGGCGGTGCTTACGGTTTCAGGGATCAGCTTCAGGACGTGATGGCACTGGTCTATAGTACACCGAACGAGACCCGCTCCCACATCCTGCGATCGGCAGCACGCCAATTTGAGGAGGGGGACGTCCAGCACTGGTGGCATCCTCCATCCGGCATCGGCGTGCGCACCCGGATCACCGACGACTTGTATTTCCTGCCGCTTGTCGTTCACCACTACGTGTCCACGACAGGCGACCTTCAACTGCTTGACGAGATGGTGCCCTACATCACGTCACCGCTGCTGAAGGACGACCAGGAGGAAGACTTCAACCAGCCGGCGCCCAGCGAGCAGTCCGGCACCGTCTATGAGCACTGCGTCCGTGCGCTGGAGCGTGGTTACCGCTTGGGCAGTCACGGTCTTCCCCTGATGGGAACAGGCGACTGGAACGACGGCATGAACAAGGTCGGCGCGGAAGGCAGGGGAGAAAGCGTCTGGAACGGCTGGTTCTTTCTCACGGTCCTCAAATCATTTGCCACGATTTCAGCGTCACGGGGAGATCAAAGCCGTGCCGGCTGGTGCCGTGAACGGGCCGAAGCTTTGCGCACAGCTCTTGAAGCCAACGCCTGGGACGGTGGCTGGTATCGCCGCGCCTATTTTGACGATGGCACGCCGCTCGGGTCGTCCCTGAACGACGAATGCCAGATCGACGCCATCCCGCAGGCCTGGGCTGTCATTTCGGGCAAAGCCGATGCTGGACGAGCTTCAAAAGCGATGCGTGCGGTCTACGACCGGCTGGTACGCCAGGAGGACGGGCTGATCAAACTCTTCGACCCGCCTTTTGACGAAGGCTTGCTGCAGCCGGGCTACATCAAGGGCTATGTCCCCGGCATCCGTGAAAATGGCGGCCAATACACGCATGCGGCAACCTGGATTGTCTGGGCGACGGCTTTGCAGGGCGACGGCGATCTCGCCTTAAAGCTTTGGAACCTGATCAATCCGATTTGTCATAGCGCGACGAGAGGTCAAGTCGAACGCTACAAAGTGGAACCATATGCGGTCAGCGCCGATATCTATGGCGCGCCCCCACACACCGGGCGCGGTGGATGGACCTGGTACACCGGATCGGCCAGTTGGTTCTACCGCGTCGCGCTCGAGGCGATCCTCGGCTTTCGCCAGCAAGGGCCGTCTCTGCGGTTCGAGCCGTGCGTTCCGGCGGGCTGGCCGGCCTATGAAATCGCATACCAATATGGATCAGCGACCTACCGCATCCAATTCGACAACACGAAGGGCATCGGCCGAGGCGTGCACTCCGTCACGCTGGACGGTGAACCAGTCGCGAACGAAACCGTTCCGCTTGTGGAAGACGGACGTACGCATGACGTCCACATTATAGTTGGTTAG
- a CDS encoding glucoamylase family protein, whose protein sequence is MPVTLSTDAALDRIPTDQDLARLQFTTLLYYLQCTNPDNGLVRDKTEPNAPASIAAIGMALATIPVVVERGVIIREFAAKITRKRMRFLMECPQGPEPDASGYMGFFYHFLDIETGRRAWQCELSTIDSAFLFAGALTAATYFDGDTADEAEIRQLATALYERADWMWACDGGPTLTHGWHPESGFIPYRWRGYDEGLLLYILGLGSPTHPLPPESYAAYTASYEWRNIYGRELLYSGPLFTHQLSHMWVDFRGIRDEFMRQHHSDYFENSRQASFVQQEYAIRNPMRFAGYGEYCWGFTACDGPGWGKRAINGVDREFFDYIARGAPFGPDDGTVAPWAVVASLPFAPEIVVPTVLNFARMKLGMTRLYGFKPSFNQTYAVENSPTGWWVSPYHFGIDQGPVVLMIENYRTGLLWNIMRRCKPLVIGLRRAGFSGGWL, encoded by the coding sequence ATGCCCGTAACGCTCTCGACGGACGCTGCTCTCGACCGCATCCCAACGGACCAGGACCTCGCTCGGCTGCAATTTACGACACTGTTGTACTATCTCCAATGCACGAACCCGGACAACGGTCTGGTTCGCGACAAAACCGAACCGAATGCCCCGGCAAGCATCGCGGCAATTGGCATGGCCCTGGCGACAATCCCCGTTGTTGTCGAGCGCGGGGTAATCATCCGCGAATTCGCTGCAAAGATCACCCGCAAGCGAATGCGGTTTTTGATGGAATGCCCGCAGGGGCCAGAGCCCGATGCATCCGGGTACATGGGCTTTTTTTATCATTTTCTGGACATCGAAACGGGCCGCCGGGCCTGGCAATGCGAATTGTCCACCATCGATTCGGCTTTCCTGTTCGCCGGAGCCCTGACCGCAGCGACCTATTTTGATGGCGATACGGCCGATGAGGCAGAAATCCGCCAGCTTGCGACGGCGCTTTACGAGCGAGCCGACTGGATGTGGGCTTGCGATGGCGGCCCCACTTTGACGCATGGCTGGCACCCGGAAAGCGGGTTTATTCCCTATCGTTGGCGCGGTTACGATGAGGGTCTGCTGCTGTATATTCTCGGGTTGGGATCGCCAACCCATCCACTGCCTCCGGAGAGTTACGCCGCCTACACCGCGAGCTATGAATGGAGAAACATCTATGGTCGCGAATTGCTTTATTCGGGGCCGCTTTTTACCCACCAGTTGTCGCACATGTGGGTAGACTTTCGAGGCATTCGTGACGAGTTCATGCGCCAGCACCACAGCGACTACTTTGAAAACAGCCGGCAGGCATCATTCGTGCAGCAGGAATATGCAATTCGCAACCCAATGCGTTTTGCGGGCTACGGGGAATATTGTTGGGGGTTTACCGCCTGCGACGGACCAGGTTGGGGTAAGCGGGCGATCAATGGCGTCGACCGGGAGTTCTTCGACTACATCGCCCGTGGCGCGCCCTTCGGACCTGACGATGGCACCGTCGCGCCATGGGCCGTTGTCGCCTCGCTGCCGTTCGCGCCGGAGATCGTCGTGCCGACAGTCCTCAACTTTGCGCGAATGAAGCTCGGCATGACGCGCCTTTACGGTTTCAAACCGTCGTTCAACCAGACCTATGCCGTGGAAAACAGTCCGACCGGATGGTGGGTGAGTCCCTATCACTTTGGCATTGACCAAGGCCCGGTGGTGCTGATGATCGAAAACTACCGAACCGGTTTGCTCTGGAACATCATGCGTCGATGCAAGCCTCTGGTGATCGGATTGCGTCGCGCCGGATTTTCAGGGGGGTGGCTTTAG